A single region of the Metarhizium brunneum chromosome 6, complete sequence genome encodes:
- the DLD gene encoding D-lactate dehydrogenase, with amino-acid sequence MKLATRLLRARTPSSLRVARQLRPIRLASTSSAAQNGSSRTLLYLGAGLLIGGAAGASFLGPRSGGVLSGVTPRWRDVPGSRDALSRKYADMKTMLKAVDEIRSILGEDAVSVEEFDLEEHGYSEWSTSNTEVRPVAIVRPQSTEQVSTIARVCTKYKVPMVPYGAGSSVEGNFSSPYSGICIDLSTMDKIVALHAEDMDVVVQPGVNWTNLNNDLKNSGLFLPPDPSPTALVGGMVSTNCSGTNATRYGTMKDYVVNLTVVLADGSIIKTRNRPRKTSAGYNLNGLFAGSEGTLGIITEITLKLATVPSSHSVATVTFQNIRQAATAAASIVRSGVPVAAVELMDDVQMQIINKNGGAGGRMWKELPTLFIKFSGTDATVKDNIKSAQTVAKSFDCKSFEFASSPEQMEALWSARKQVLWASLAVKPEGTEVWSTDVAVPLSRMADLIGKCLPFTWDGTALIRVELSQERARKLGLFNSIIGHVGDGNFHQMIMYNPNIPEQKKAVTDCVNLMVEGAIAMEGTVSGEHGIGLGKKHCLAKELDSATLGVMKALKDSLDPHWLLNPGKVFDE; translated from the exons ATGAAGCTAGCCACGCGATTGCTTAGAGCGAGGACGCCGTCCAGCCTTAGGGTAGCTCGGCAACTTCGACCAATTCGTCTTGCTTCCACCTCTTCGGCCGCACAAAATGGAAGCTCCAGGACTCTTTTGTATCTCGGAGCTGGCCTGCTAATTGGCGGTGCTGCCGGCGCTTCTTTTCTAGGGCCTCGTTCTGGGGGAGTGTTATCGGGCGTCACTCCTCGATGGCGGGATGTACCTGGAAGCCGTGACGCACTCTCTCGCAAATACGCCGACATGAAAACCATGCTAAAG GCGGTTGACGAAATACGATCAATACTAGGCGAGGATGCAGTCAGTGTAGAAGAATTCGACCTGGAAGAGCACGGCTACTCCGAATGGTCTACTTCCAACACAGAAGTTCGACCAGTTGCCATTGTTCGACCCCAATCAACAGAGCAAGTATCGACCATCGCTAGAGTATGTACCAAGTACAAGGTGCCAATGGTTCCTTATGGCGCAGGGTCAAGCGTCGAAGGTAACTTCAGCTCCCCGTACTCTGGCATATGCATTGATCTATCTACCATGGATAAGATTGTAGCCTTACACGCCGAAGACATGGACGTGGTGGTCCAACCAGGTGTTAACTGGACCAATCTTAACAATGACCTCAAGAATTCGGGACTGTTCCTCCCCCCAGATCCCAGCCCGACAGCCCTAGTCGGCGGAATGGTCTCGACAAACTGCAGCGGTACCAATGCCACGAGATATGGCACCATGAAGGATTATGTAGTCAACCTGACGGTGGTTCTCGCTGATGGGTCCATCATCAAGACCCGTAACAGACCCCGAAAGACCTCTGCCGGCTACAATTTGAACGGCCTCTTTGCCGGCTCCGAAGGGACTTTGGGCATCATTACTGAAATTACGCTGAAACTAGCGACTGTGCCATCTAGCCACAGCGTTGCAACTGTCACGTTTCAGAATATCAGACAGGCTGCAACTGCAGCGGCTTCAATCGTTCGGTCTGGTGTACCTGTGGCCGCTGTTGAGCTCATGGATGACGTACAAATGCAAATAATTAACAAAAACGGAGGTGCTGGGGGTAGAATGTGGAAAGAACTACCAACTCTATTCATCAA ATTCTCAGGAACAGATGCCACAGTTAAGGACAATATAAAATCCGCTCAGACGGTTGCCAAATCCTTTGACTGCAAATCATTCGAATTTGCCAGTAGCCCCGAACAAATGGAGGCCCTGTGGTCTGCAAGAAAGCAAGTGCTGTGGGCGTCTTTGGCTGTGAAGCCGGAGGGCACTGAAGTTTGGTCTACAGATGTAGCTGTTCCACTGTCGCGAATGGCTGACTTGATTGGCAAGTGTCTTCCATTCACCTGGGACGGGACCGCGCTAATAAGAGTAGAATTGTCTCAGGAGAGAGCAAGGAAGCTTGGGCTATTTAACAGCATCATAGGGCATGTCGGCGATGGAAACTTTCATCAGATGATCATGTATAACCCGAACATTCCCGAACAGAAGAAGGCGGTTACAGACTGTGTCAACTTGATGGTGGAGGGTGCTATCGCAATGGAAGGAACGGTCTCA GGAGAGCACGGCATCGGACTCGGAAAAAAG CATTGCTTGGCAAAGGAGCTTGATAGTGCAACGCTGGGAGTCATGAAAGCTTTGAAGGACTCTCTTGATCCCCA CTGGCTGCTTAACCCAGGGAAGGTCTTCGATGAGTAG